One genomic segment of Ehrlichia chaffeensis str. Arkansas includes these proteins:
- a CDS encoding glutamine amidotransferase-related protein, translated as MKFICRMKYAIIIVLFFIILFIPCTSVSVGCVRYDQKDIVVGLISTEFISYPNEYKTALGITQLLQSYGVRVVLMDYNVIMQLVKDEIVKINKTYKANCKISRYDIIESVVLKFIEEHNINRIFIPGNHYNISSLPIAPSLDRQLVTNAVVKIIHNQNHCIHLLGVCGGLQGIMYANGIKITRVKDIVNSDISVKSHTVSMPDPRSVYANLHKIKIFPNTRLSNIAVDLKLAKDQIIYFPDAHSEAIDSNVENVMKMYNLGYKIAAMSEDGVIEAIEDKYGNIYFQFHPEYLMINAERKFGDNTSRDTSIMLADAIIKDFLFRD; from the coding sequence ATGAAATTTATATGTAGAATGAAGTATGCTATAATTATAGTTTTATTTTTTATTATCTTATTTATTCCGTGTACATCAGTATCAGTGGGATGTGTAAGATATGATCAGAAGGATATTGTAGTTGGATTGATATCTACTGAGTTTATTAGTTACCCTAATGAGTATAAAACGGCTTTGGGAATTACACAATTACTTCAGAGTTATGGTGTTCGTGTAGTTCTTATGGATTATAATGTAATTATGCAGTTAGTGAAAGATGAAATAGTAAAGATTAATAAAACCTATAAAGCAAATTGTAAGATATCAAGATACGATATTATAGAAAGTGTGGTTCTAAAGTTTATAGAAGAGCATAATATCAATAGAATATTTATACCAGGAAACCACTATAATATTAGTTCTTTACCAATTGCTCCGTCTTTAGATAGACAATTGGTTACTAATGCTGTCGTTAAAATAATTCATAATCAAAATCATTGTATACATCTTCTTGGTGTTTGTGGTGGTTTACAAGGTATAATGTATGCAAATGGAATTAAAATCACAAGGGTGAAGGATATAGTTAATTCTGATATTTCTGTGAAATCACATACTGTGTCAATGCCTGATCCTAGAAGTGTGTATGCTAATTTACATAAAATCAAAATTTTTCCTAACACTAGGTTATCAAATATTGCAGTTGATTTGAAATTGGCTAAAGATCAAATTATATATTTTCCAGATGCACATTCAGAAGCAATTGATAGCAATGTAGAGAATGTGATGAAAATGTATAATTTGGGATATAAAATTGCTGCTATGTCGGAGGATGGTGTTATAGAGGCGATAGAGGATAAATATGGTAATATATATTTTCAATTTCATCCAGAGTACTTAATGATTAATGCCGAAAGAAAATTTGGGGACAATACAAGTAGAGATACATCAATTATGCTTGCGGATGCAATAATTAAAGATTTTCTTTTTCGTGATTGA
- the rpmB gene encoding 50S ribosomal protein L28: MSRVCDITGQGKSFGNKVSHSNRKTKRAYLVNLHNVTLVSDILNRKFKFKVSSRTLRTVNYKGGLDLYLLNTSSRKLTDKAQKIKKLVKNAVAKGVKVSL; encoded by the coding sequence ATGAGTAGGGTTTGTGATATTACAGGTCAGGGAAAGTCTTTTGGGAATAAGGTATCACACTCTAATCGTAAAACTAAAAGGGCTTATTTGGTTAACTTACATAATGTAACTTTAGTAAGCGATATTTTGAATAGGAAGTTTAAATTTAAAGTATCTAGTCGTACTTTAAGGACAGTAAATTATAAGGGTGGTTTGGATTTATATTTGCTTAACACATCGTCTAGAAAGTTGACTGATAAAGCTCAAAAAATAAAAAAACTAGTTAAAAATGCTGTGGCAAAAGGTGTGAAAGTTTCTTTATAA
- the lysA gene encoding diaminopimelate decarboxylase, protein MIFLANPFFHYKNNILSIENVNVLDIAKNVGTPVYCYSLNAIKNNYRQFQENLPNNSIVCYAVKSNSNLSILSLLNSLGAGADVVSEGEIRRAIAAGISPNKIVFSGVGKTEQEINFALDNRILQFNVESIEELSLINTIACQKNIIAPVSIRINPNINADTNDKITTGLKVNKFGIPEELLDQIFNKDFTWIKIIGISVHIGSQISNLHIFQNTIDKIKKIIKIFKQHNTQIIRVDLGGGLGIPYKSSDTFPTIQEYANLLKKNFENENYQIICEPGRALVGNTGILLTKVLYRKYNQEKSHIILDAGMNDLIRPALYNAEHTIIPAISSTSTQLQPCDIVGPICESDDTFAHNYHIHNLQNGEIVAICTAGAYGSSMSSNYNSRLLIPEVMVNNSSYDIIRSRQTYEDMLKDEIILEF, encoded by the coding sequence ATGATCTTTCTTGCTAATCCATTTTTTCATTATAAAAACAACATACTCAGTATAGAAAACGTAAATGTATTGGATATTGCAAAAAATGTCGGAACCCCTGTCTATTGCTATTCTTTAAATGCAATAAAAAATAACTATAGACAATTCCAAGAAAATCTACCTAATAATTCTATAGTATGTTATGCAGTTAAGTCGAATTCTAACTTATCTATTTTAAGTTTATTAAATTCACTTGGAGCAGGAGCAGACGTTGTATCTGAAGGAGAAATACGACGTGCTATTGCAGCTGGAATTTCACCAAATAAAATAGTTTTCTCTGGCGTAGGAAAAACTGAGCAAGAAATAAATTTCGCATTGGACAATAGAATACTACAATTTAATGTAGAGTCTATTGAAGAGTTATCTCTCATAAATACAATAGCATGTCAAAAAAATATAATTGCACCAGTATCTATTAGGATTAATCCGAATATTAATGCAGATACAAATGATAAAATCACAACAGGATTGAAAGTTAATAAATTTGGTATACCAGAAGAATTACTTGATCAAATTTTCAATAAAGACTTTACTTGGATTAAAATTATAGGAATATCCGTACACATAGGTTCACAAATTTCCAATCTACACATATTCCAAAATACAATTGACAAAATAAAAAAAATTATAAAAATTTTTAAGCAACATAATACTCAAATTATCAGGGTTGACCTTGGTGGAGGACTTGGAATACCATATAAAAGTTCTGATACCTTCCCAACAATTCAAGAATATGCAAACTTACTAAAAAAGAATTTTGAAAATGAAAATTATCAAATCATATGTGAACCTGGTAGAGCATTAGTAGGAAATACTGGTATACTATTAACAAAAGTACTATACCGTAAATATAATCAAGAAAAAAGTCACATTATATTAGATGCAGGAATGAATGACCTAATACGTCCAGCATTATACAACGCTGAACACACAATAATACCAGCAATTTCTTCAACATCAACACAACTACAACCATGCGATATAGTCGGCCCTATATGTGAATCTGATGATACTTTTGCACATAATTATCATATACATAATTTACAAAACGGAGAAATAGTAGCAATATGCACAGCTGGAGCTTATGGATCTTCAATGTCAAGTAACTATAACTCCAGATTATTAATACCTGAAGTAATGGTTAACAACAGTAGTTATGACATTATTCGTTCTAGGCAAACTTATGAAGACATGTTAAAAGATGAGATCATATTAGAATTTTAA
- a CDS encoding RluA family pseudouridine synthase gives MLEKKIFIKSGDENNRLDKFIASKLNISRNQVQQLIKDSKILLFDTIIRDNNHITKVNDIYNISIPIKTISDTITPNHYIPISVVYEDHDIIIINKAPGITVHPGAGTNNNTLVNALVAHYGNSLSHVGKATRPGIIHRLDKDTSGLMVIAKNEKSYYFLSDLLLKKQIKKEYLAVVWGLPNPKSNTIKNYICVKPNNKQMMTVTHLPHKGKLAITEYQTQKSFSNIASLIKCRIHTGRTHQIRVHMSYIGNSIIGDQKYGKNNSKSVKYAKQSTIINTLKRQALHAYKLGFTHPTSNTYIEFHSYIPNDIQMLIDELEQLSQ, from the coding sequence ATGCTAGAGAAAAAAATTTTTATTAAAAGTGGAGATGAAAATAACAGATTAGATAAATTTATAGCAAGTAAATTAAACATATCTCGTAATCAAGTACAACAACTAATAAAAGACAGTAAAATTCTACTTTTTGATACCATAATAAGGGACAACAATCACATAACAAAAGTAAATGACATTTATAATATAAGCATACCTATAAAAACAATCAGTGACACAATTACCCCTAATCACTACATACCAATTTCAGTAGTATATGAAGATCATGATATAATAATAATAAACAAAGCCCCTGGAATAACTGTACATCCAGGAGCAGGAACAAATAATAATACACTAGTAAATGCACTAGTTGCACATTACGGCAACAGTTTAAGTCATGTAGGAAAAGCAACAAGACCAGGAATAATTCACAGATTAGATAAGGATACTAGCGGACTAATGGTCATTGCAAAAAATGAAAAATCATATTATTTTTTATCTGATCTACTACTCAAAAAACAAATAAAAAAAGAATACTTAGCAGTAGTATGGGGGTTACCTAACCCTAAAAGTAATACTATCAAAAACTATATCTGTGTAAAACCCAATAATAAACAAATGATGACTGTGACGCATTTACCACATAAGGGTAAATTAGCAATAACTGAATATCAAACCCAAAAAAGCTTCAGTAACATAGCAAGTTTAATAAAATGTAGAATACATACAGGTAGAACACATCAAATACGTGTACATATGAGTTACATAGGAAACTCTATAATAGGAGATCAAAAATACGGAAAAAACAACAGTAAAAGTGTAAAATATGCTAAACAAAGTACCATTATCAATACATTAAAACGACAAGCCCTTCATGCCTATAAATTAGGGTTTACTCATCCTACGAGCAACACATACATAGAATTTCATTCTTACATTCCTAATGATATACAAATGCTAATTGACGAATTAGAACAATTAAGCCAATAA
- a CDS encoding acetyl/propionyl/methylcrotonyl-CoA carboxylase subunit alpha, translating into MIKKILIANRGEIACRVMRTARKMGISCVAVYSNADVYSLHVLSAEEAVNIGPAPVNQSYLNMEKICEVACNTGVDAVHPGYGFLSENADFPEKLEQYNIKFIGPSSTSIRMMADKITSKKIAESAKVNIIPGYMGIVDSVHEAKEIAKSIGFPVMIKATAGGGGKGMRIVKSSEEIEQAFTSATNEAAKNFRDGRIFIEKYVELPRHIEIQIIADKHGNIVCLGERECSIQRHNQKVIEETPSPFLDEETRQKMYQQCVNLAKKVGYYSAGTIEFIVDQDKQFYFLEMNTRLQVEHPVTELVTGIDIVEEMIRIADGEELRFTQQDVKFTGSAIEARVYAENPTKNFLPSSGRIAYYSAPMPNDNLRIDSGVFEGAEVSMFYDPMIAKVCTYGKNRDEAVSFMQRYLNEFYIGGIANNIDFLLSVFHHPVFISGNINTKFIEQFYFDGFQGNPLTKACIKLFILTSLCIFFQDEYGIHGVELCENRELAVYVDGQKYLISAKYENGRVLAIYDQCEYLVVSTWNVNFKILQIQVNNDEVFHVKVDSRLNKYQLKYSAMSALCAVYKPCVSDLLPIMPQISGEELYSSNVCSPISGMIVKIYVKQGEEVQPGQPLLVIEAMKMENVIYSDVKSIVKSVLFSEGNSVATGDVIIEF; encoded by the coding sequence ATGATAAAAAAAATATTAATAGCAAATAGAGGTGAAATTGCATGTAGAGTAATGAGAACTGCTCGTAAAATGGGAATATCTTGTGTAGCAGTATATTCAAATGCAGATGTGTACTCATTACATGTTTTATCTGCTGAAGAAGCAGTAAATATTGGTCCTGCTCCAGTAAATCAGAGTTATTTGAATATGGAGAAAATTTGTGAGGTAGCTTGTAATACAGGTGTAGACGCTGTGCATCCTGGATATGGTTTTTTATCAGAAAATGCTGATTTTCCTGAAAAACTTGAGCAGTATAATATTAAGTTTATTGGTCCAAGTTCTACCTCAATCAGAATGATGGCTGATAAAATTACTTCTAAAAAAATAGCCGAGTCTGCAAAGGTGAATATTATTCCTGGATATATGGGAATTGTTGATTCTGTTCATGAAGCAAAAGAAATAGCTAAATCTATAGGGTTTCCAGTAATGATAAAAGCTACTGCTGGTGGTGGTGGTAAAGGTATGAGAATTGTGAAGTCAAGTGAAGAAATAGAGCAAGCTTTTACTTCTGCAACAAATGAAGCAGCAAAAAATTTTAGGGACGGTAGAATTTTTATAGAAAAATACGTTGAGTTACCAAGACATATTGAAATACAAATTATAGCTGATAAGCATGGCAATATTGTGTGTTTGGGTGAAAGAGAATGTTCTATACAACGACATAATCAAAAAGTTATTGAGGAAACTCCTAGTCCGTTTCTTGACGAAGAAACGAGGCAAAAAATGTATCAGCAATGTGTGAATCTTGCGAAAAAAGTAGGGTATTATTCTGCTGGTACTATTGAATTTATAGTTGATCAAGATAAGCAATTTTATTTCTTAGAAATGAATACTAGATTACAAGTTGAACACCCTGTTACAGAGCTTGTGACTGGAATTGATATTGTCGAAGAAATGATTCGAATTGCTGATGGTGAAGAATTGAGATTTACTCAACAAGATGTGAAATTTACTGGTTCGGCAATAGAAGCAAGAGTTTATGCAGAAAATCCTACAAAGAATTTTTTACCTTCTAGTGGAAGAATTGCTTATTATTCTGCTCCTATGCCTAATGATAATTTACGGATTGATAGTGGGGTATTTGAGGGAGCAGAAGTCAGCATGTTTTATGATCCTATGATTGCTAAAGTTTGTACTTATGGTAAAAATAGAGATGAAGCAGTGAGTTTTATGCAAAGATATTTAAATGAGTTTTATATTGGTGGCATTGCTAATAATATAGACTTTTTGTTATCTGTATTTCATCATCCTGTATTTATATCTGGAAATATTAATACGAAGTTTATTGAGCAATTTTATTTTGATGGGTTTCAAGGAAATCCTCTAACCAAAGCTTGTATTAAACTTTTTATTTTGACCTCACTATGTATATTCTTTCAAGATGAATATGGTATTCATGGGGTTGAATTATGTGAAAATAGAGAATTAGCTGTTTATGTTGATGGTCAAAAATATTTGATTAGTGCTAAATATGAAAATGGTAGAGTTTTGGCAATTTATGACCAGTGTGAGTATTTAGTTGTAAGTACATGGAATGTGAATTTTAAAATATTACAGATCCAAGTAAATAATGATGAGGTATTTCATGTAAAGGTTGATAGTAGATTAAATAAATATCAACTTAAATATTCTGCTATGAGTGCATTGTGTGCAGTATATAAACCTTGTGTATCTGATCTACTACCTATAATGCCTCAGATTAGTGGGGAAGAGTTATATTCTAGTAATGTATGTTCTCCTATTTCTGGTATGATAGTTAAAATTTATGTTAAACAAGGAGAAGAAGTTCAACCAGGTCAACCTTTGTTAGTAATTGAAGCTATGAAGATGGAAAATGTGATATATTCAGATGTAAAGTCAATTGTGAAATCTGTATTATTTTCAGAAGGAAACAGTGTAGCTACTGGTGATGTTATTATAGAGTTTTAG
- the priA gene encoding replication restart helicase PriA has protein sequence MIAEILLPVPINKTFYYTIPENDMFCVGEYVLVPFGARTLVGVILKLNDMIPSDCNVEKLQLKVVISKNSLPRVNVALLNFIKWVSDYNIVPAGLVLKMVFSNVVNAKSFSKLKFYAKQNDRCNSVEINLSNEQRIAYNSIVNKISGYSVIVLDGETGSGKTEVYCEVIRELIKRDSTAQALILLPEIVLTLQLIKRIKHYFDSYYPVEWHSNLTLKNRKEYWLSIAYGQSLIVIGARSALFLPYKNLKMIIVDEEHDSSFKQECGVLYNARDMSIVLAKNLDIPIILSSATPSLEAINNVLKSQYYHVKLTQRFGNAKLPSVRIVDLCKSKMVNVWLSNKLYNSILETLQRQDQVMLFLNRRGYAKLRLCKACGFKINCKNCATWLVEHKKKNILLCHYCGYSCPMQDECTNCSDKSSLISYGVGVEKIAEDIVALIPNAKVAIISSDISSKDVSVMIDMIMRNEVNVIIGTQVIAKGHNFPRLTLVGIIDADLSLNNSDLRATERTYQLLHQVSGRSGRFADNGEVILQTYDTNSPLIKSLSSYNRELFYSLELESRLLTKMPPYTRLIGIIISGKDETHVINVSKQIVKSLPHTLTVLGPAPAPISFLNRKYRYRILIKVQHNVIIQKLLAKYKEYYAKANKIRITIDVDPVNFM, from the coding sequence ATGATAGCTGAAATTTTACTTCCGGTACCGATTAATAAGACATTTTATTACACTATTCCAGAGAATGATATGTTCTGTGTTGGTGAATATGTTCTTGTACCTTTTGGAGCTAGAACCTTGGTAGGTGTTATATTGAAATTGAATGATATGATACCTTCAGATTGTAATGTAGAAAAGTTACAATTAAAAGTTGTAATTTCTAAAAATTCTTTGCCAAGAGTTAATGTTGCGTTACTTAATTTTATTAAATGGGTGAGCGACTATAATATTGTTCCAGCAGGTTTAGTATTAAAGATGGTGTTCAGTAATGTAGTAAATGCTAAATCTTTTAGTAAGCTAAAATTTTATGCAAAACAAAATGACAGATGTAATAGTGTAGAAATTAATTTATCTAATGAACAAAGGATTGCATATAATAGTATTGTTAATAAGATTTCAGGTTATTCAGTTATAGTATTAGATGGGGAAACTGGCTCTGGAAAAACTGAAGTTTATTGTGAAGTTATACGTGAATTAATAAAAAGGGATAGTACAGCACAAGCATTAATTTTACTTCCAGAGATAGTGTTAACATTGCAGTTAATAAAGCGTATAAAGCATTATTTTGATAGTTATTATCCAGTAGAATGGCATTCAAATTTAACATTAAAGAATCGTAAGGAATATTGGTTATCCATAGCATATGGGCAGTCTTTGATTGTTATAGGTGCAAGATCTGCTTTATTTCTACCATATAAAAACCTTAAGATGATTATTGTAGATGAAGAACATGATTCATCGTTTAAGCAGGAATGTGGAGTGCTATATAATGCACGTGATATGTCTATTGTGTTGGCAAAAAATTTGGATATACCAATAATTTTGTCTTCGGCTACTCCATCTCTAGAGGCGATCAACAATGTATTAAAGTCTCAGTATTATCATGTGAAATTAACGCAAAGGTTTGGAAATGCTAAATTGCCATCAGTGAGGATTGTTGATTTATGTAAGAGCAAGATGGTCAATGTGTGGTTATCAAATAAACTTTATAATAGTATATTGGAAACTTTGCAAAGGCAAGATCAAGTTATGCTTTTCTTGAATCGTCGTGGATATGCAAAATTGAGATTATGCAAAGCTTGCGGTTTTAAAATAAACTGTAAAAACTGTGCTACTTGGCTTGTAGAACATAAAAAGAAAAACATATTATTATGTCATTATTGTGGGTATTCTTGTCCCATGCAAGATGAGTGTACTAACTGTTCAGATAAATCTTCTCTTATATCATATGGGGTAGGTGTAGAAAAAATAGCAGAGGACATTGTTGCACTAATACCAAATGCTAAAGTTGCGATAATTAGCAGTGATATTAGTAGTAAGGATGTAAGTGTTATGATTGATATGATTATGCGTAATGAGGTAAATGTTATTATTGGTACTCAAGTGATAGCAAAAGGTCATAATTTTCCCAGATTAACGTTAGTTGGTATAATAGATGCTGATTTAAGTTTGAATAATAGTGATTTGCGTGCTACAGAGAGAACTTATCAGCTGTTGCATCAGGTATCAGGGCGTTCTGGTAGATTTGCAGATAACGGTGAAGTAATTTTACAAACTTATGATACCAATAGCCCATTGATTAAATCATTGTCATCTTATAATCGTGAATTGTTTTATAGTTTAGAGCTAGAATCTAGGTTATTAACTAAAATGCCACCATATACAAGATTAATAGGTATAATAATTAGTGGTAAGGATGAAACTCATGTCATAAATGTGTCGAAGCAAATAGTAAAGAGTCTTCCCCATACTTTGACTGTTTTGGGTCCAGCTCCTGCTCCTATAAGTTTTTTAAATAGGAAATATAGATATAGAATTTTGATTAAGGTACAGCATAACGTTATTATACAAAAACTACTTGCTAAGTATAAGGAGTATTATGCAAAAGCAAATAAAATTAGGATTACTATAGATGTTGATCCAGTAAATTTTATGTAA